A genomic window from Bradyrhizobium lupini includes:
- a CDS encoding DUF2171 domain-containing protein: protein MSEIREHMKIVGKDGAHVGTVDRVEGKRIKLTRKDNPEGHKDHHHYIDTKYVGAVEGDVVKLSVNADAVPKSEAA, encoded by the coding sequence ATGAGCGAGATCAGAGAGCACATGAAGATCGTCGGCAAGGACGGCGCACATGTCGGCACCGTCGACCGCGTCGAGGGCAAGCGTATCAAGCTGACGCGGAAGGACAACCCGGAAGGTCACAAGGACCATCATCATTACATCGACACGAAATATGTCGGTGCCGTCGAAGGCGATGTCGTCAAGCTTTCGGTCAATGCCGACGCGGTGCCGAAGTCGGAAGCTGCCTGA
- the pbpC gene encoding penicillin-binding protein 1C produces the protein MDGRDKPGHDGARGRGPRVLSALAFSLILTIVGVVAWVYSLGPLPFDDARQVSTTIVDRNGKLLRAYAMADGRWRLPVETKTNVDPTYLKLLLAYEDQRFYAHDGIDPVALGRAAFQLATRGHIVSGGSTISMQLARLMEPRRQRSLHAKLRQIVRAIEIERSLSKEQILDLYLALAPYGGNLEGIRAASIAYLGKEPKRLSLAEAALLVALPQSPETRRLDRYPDAARKARDRVLDRMVEEQQISLDDAKQAKAVPVPKLRKPMPILAPHASDAALATVKDAPVIKLTLDATLQKVLEPLARDRAIALEPNISVGIIVVDNESGDVLARVGSADYFDERRAGQVDMTRAIRSPGSTLKPFIYGLAFEDGFVHPDSLIDDRPVRFGSYAPENFDMTFQGTVPVKKALQLSLNVPAIVLLDRVGASRLASRLRQAGGNLVLPKDEAPGLAMGLGGVGVTLQDLAQLYAGFARLGTTKPLREIMSDGDEREPLRLLDQVAAWQVGNVLLGTPPPENAAHNRIAFKTGTSYGYRDAWSMGFDGRMTIGVWVGRPDGAPVPGLIGRVAAAPILFDAFARTGKTLLPLPKPPKGTLVASNSKLPLPLRRFRPVGDLVRTGGEQALHIQFPLNGSRIDVDRSGGEGGAAMPVKVAGGVLPMTVMVNGTAQGEIDGRRQRLIDPPGPGFARLTVIDATGAADTVVIRIQ, from the coding sequence GTGGATGGCCGGGACAAGCCCGGCCATGACGGAGCAAGGGGCAGGGGCCCGCGTGTCCTCTCCGCGCTGGCATTCTCGCTCATCCTCACCATCGTCGGCGTCGTCGCGTGGGTTTACTCCCTCGGTCCGCTGCCTTTCGACGACGCCCGCCAGGTTTCCACCACCATCGTCGATCGGAATGGCAAGCTGCTGCGCGCCTATGCGATGGCGGATGGACGCTGGCGACTGCCGGTCGAGACAAAAACGAACGTCGATCCGACCTATCTGAAGCTGCTGCTCGCCTACGAGGACCAGCGCTTTTACGCACATGACGGCATCGACCCGGTGGCGCTGGGGCGCGCTGCGTTTCAGCTTGCGACGCGCGGCCACATCGTCTCGGGCGGCTCGACCATCTCGATGCAGCTCGCGCGGCTGATGGAGCCTCGGCGGCAGCGCTCGCTCCATGCAAAGCTGCGGCAGATCGTGCGTGCGATCGAGATCGAGCGCAGCTTGAGCAAGGAGCAGATCCTCGACCTCTATCTGGCGCTCGCGCCTTACGGCGGCAATCTCGAGGGCATTCGCGCTGCCTCGATCGCCTATCTCGGCAAGGAGCCGAAGCGGTTGTCGCTGGCTGAAGCCGCGTTGCTGGTCGCGCTGCCTCAATCGCCGGAGACCCGCAGGCTCGATCGCTATCCCGATGCGGCGCGCAAAGCGCGTGACCGCGTGCTCGACCGCATGGTCGAGGAGCAACAGATCAGCCTCGACGATGCGAAGCAGGCGAAAGCCGTTCCTGTGCCGAAACTGCGCAAGCCGATGCCGATCCTGGCGCCGCACGCCTCCGATGCGGCGCTTGCGACGGTCAAGGACGCGCCAGTCATCAAGCTGACGCTCGATGCCACCCTCCAGAAGGTGCTGGAGCCGCTAGCGCGCGATCGTGCCATTGCGTTGGAGCCGAACATCTCGGTCGGCATCATCGTCGTCGACAATGAGAGCGGCGACGTGCTCGCGCGCGTCGGCTCGGCCGATTATTTCGACGAGCGCCGGGCAGGGCAGGTCGACATGACCCGCGCCATCCGCTCGCCGGGCTCGACGCTGAAACCCTTCATCTACGGGCTGGCCTTCGAGGACGGTTTTGTTCATCCGGACAGTCTGATCGACGATCGGCCCGTGCGCTTCGGCTCCTACGCGCCGGAAAATTTCGACATGACGTTTCAGGGCACGGTGCCGGTGAAGAAGGCGCTGCAGCTGTCGTTAAACGTGCCCGCGATCGTGCTGCTCGACCGCGTCGGCGCGAGCCGGCTGGCCTCGCGGCTGCGTCAGGCCGGTGGCAATCTGGTTCTGCCCAAAGACGAGGCGCCGGGACTTGCCATGGGCCTTGGCGGCGTCGGCGTGACGCTGCAGGACCTCGCCCAGCTCTATGCGGGCTTCGCCCGGCTCGGCACCACCAAGCCGCTGCGCGAGATCATGAGCGACGGGGACGAGCGCGAGCCGCTGCGGCTGCTCGATCAGGTCGCGGCCTGGCAAGTGGGCAATGTGCTGCTCGGTACCCCGCCGCCGGAGAACGCGGCTCATAACCGCATCGCTTTCAAGACCGGCACCTCCTACGGCTACCGCGATGCCTGGTCGATGGGCTTCGACGGGCGCATGACCATCGGGGTCTGGGTTGGCCGGCCCGATGGCGCGCCGGTTCCGGGCCTGATCGGTCGGGTTGCCGCCGCGCCGATCCTGTTCGACGCCTTCGCCCGCACCGGCAAGACGCTCCTGCCGTTGCCGAAGCCGCCGAAAGGAACTCTCGTGGCCAGCAACTCCAAGCTGCCATTGCCCTTGAGGCGGTTCCGCCCGGTCGGGGATCTGGTGCGGACCGGGGGCGAGCAGGCCCTGCACATCCAGTTTCCGCTGAACGGCTCGCGGATCGACGTCGATCGCTCAGGTGGCGAGGGCGGCGCAGCCATGCCGGTCAAGGTCGCCGGCGGCGTTCTGCCCATGACCGTCATGGTTAACGGAACGGCGCAGGGCGAGATCGACGGACGGCGCCAGCGGCTGATCGATCCGCCCGGTCCGGGCTTTGCGCGGCTGACCGTCATCGATGCCACGGGCGCCGCGGACACAGTTGTCATTCGAATTCAGTGA
- a CDS encoding alpha-2-macroglobulin, whose translation MIGLVRAVTLCATLAFGLSVAQAADKAFKRDDLADSAIKLEAQIKGEAGPVAKTGASLRTDADVAFRRNDYRTGLSVLGQIAATTPEDAGNWLRLAKVIFQISPKSSSEQTFLLERASTAAYIAYQRAGNAGEEADALAVLGKSLSERKLWRPALDALRLSLDMREVADVRGQYEKMRDEHGFRLLDYTVDSDSASPRACFQFSEELAKRTDFAPYLALAGQDKPALSAEAKQLCVDGLKHGERYNINLRAGLPSTVKEGLPKSAEFNVYVRDRKPFVRFTSRAYVLPRTGQRGIPVVSVNTPAVNINVFRIGDRNLINTVVDSDFQKTLSKYQLSDLGGERGVKVWTGELATAMTLNQDVTTAFPVDQALGELQPGVYVMTAAAKGPGSDDDYQLATQWFIVSDLGVTAYSGNDGIHVFVNSLASTDPVGKAEVRLVARNNEILATRKTDESGHVLFEAGLARGEGGLSPAMLTVTGEKADYAFLSLKSSAFDLSDRGVSGRAVPAGADAFVYAERGVYRSSETVYLTALLRDGQGNAVTGGPMTLVIERPDGVEFRRAVLSDQGAGGRTLSVPLNSAVPTGTWRVRAFTDPKGSSVGETTFMVEDYVPDRIEFDLSAKDKLIKANAPVELKADGHFLYGAPASGLALEGDMLVAPASERPGFAGYQFGVADEETTSNERTPLENLPEADANGVATFPVTLDKQPASTRPQEAQIFVRMVETGGRAVERKIVLPVAPAAAMIGIKPLFGDKNVAEGDKAEFDVVFVSPEGERLRRDGLRYELLKMESRYQWYRQSNYWEYEPVKSTSRVSDGDVTVAADKPSRISLTPQPGRYRLDVKSNDADGPVTSVQFDVGWYSDGSADTPDLLETSIDKPQYASGDTMTVSVNVRSAGKLTVNVLGDRLLTTQTIDVKEGTAQVKLPVGKDWGTGAYVVATLRRPLDAAAQRMPGRAIGLKWFGIDKQTRTLQVKLTPPALIRPNGLLKIPVKLDGLNPGEDAKIVIAAVDVGILNLTNYKPPAPDDYYLGQRRLSAEIRDLYGQLIDGMSGTRGQIKSGGDAGAAELQGSPPAQKPLALYSGIVTVAADGTAEVSFDVPEFAGTARVMAVAWTATKLGRANTDVVIRDPVVLTTTLPRFLLNGDHGTVNLEIDNVEGQAGDYVINVKTGGPVRMTGNPATTVKLAAKQRNSFTLAIDATAAGQATLDVDIKGPNGLALARHYALDVKAATQVLARRSIRTLAKGESLTLTSDMFADLVPGTGSVSVSASLSTALDAATILKALDRYPYGCSEQITSRAMPLLYVNELAAGAHLAMDTEVDQRIRDAIERLLARQGSNGSFGLWSAGGDDSWLDAYVTDFLTRAREKGFVVPDVLFKTALDRIRNSVVNGNEPEKDGGRDLAYGLYVLARNGAAPIGDLRYLADTKLSNLATPIAKSQLAAALALVGDRNRAERVYGAALDSLAPKPVLEFGRTDYGSQLRDAAALVSLASEGNAPKATLTQAVSRVETARGLTPYTSTQENAWLVLAARALAKENLSMEVDGQPVKTALYRSYKAATLEGKPLKITNTGDAPVQAVVSVSGSPVTPEPAASNGFKIERSFFTLDGKPADISKVKQNDRFAVVLKITEAKPEYGHIMVSDYLPAGLEIDNPKLVSSGDSGTLGWIEDGEEPEDTEFRDDRFTAAVDRASDSKAVFTVAYVVRVVSPGKYVLPQAYVEDMYNPSRYGRTGTGTVEVRAAK comes from the coding sequence ATGATCGGTCTTGTTCGCGCCGTCACACTCTGCGCCACGCTGGCGTTCGGCCTTAGCGTCGCGCAGGCCGCCGACAAAGCCTTCAAGCGGGACGACCTCGCCGATTCCGCGATCAAGCTGGAGGCGCAGATCAAGGGCGAGGCGGGGCCGGTCGCCAAGACCGGCGCGAGCTTGCGCACCGACGCCGATGTTGCCTTCCGGCGCAACGACTATCGCACCGGCCTGTCGGTGCTCGGCCAGATCGCGGCGACCACGCCGGAGGACGCCGGCAACTGGTTGCGGCTGGCAAAGGTCATCTTCCAGATATCGCCGAAGAGCTCGAGCGAGCAGACGTTCCTGCTGGAGCGCGCCTCGACCGCCGCCTACATCGCCTACCAGCGCGCCGGGAATGCGGGCGAGGAGGCCGACGCGCTCGCGGTGCTCGGCAAGTCTCTTTCCGAACGCAAGCTGTGGCGGCCGGCGCTGGATGCTCTGCGGCTGTCGCTCGACATGCGCGAGGTCGCCGACGTCCGCGGCCAATATGAGAAGATGCGCGACGAGCACGGTTTTCGGCTGCTCGACTACACCGTGGACTCGGACTCCGCCAGTCCGCGCGCCTGCTTCCAGTTCTCGGAGGAGTTGGCAAAACGCACCGATTTCGCGCCGTACCTCGCGCTGGCCGGCCAGGACAAGCCGGCCCTGTCGGCCGAGGCCAAGCAGCTCTGCGTCGACGGGCTGAAGCATGGCGAGCGCTACAACATCAATTTGCGCGCCGGCCTGCCGTCCACCGTGAAGGAAGGCCTTCCGAAATCGGCCGAGTTCAACGTCTATGTGCGCGACCGCAAGCCCTTCGTGCGCTTCACCAGCCGCGCCTATGTGCTGCCGAGGACGGGCCAGCGCGGCATTCCCGTCGTCAGCGTCAACACGCCAGCCGTCAACATCAACGTGTTCCGGATCGGCGACCGCAATTTGATCAACACGGTGGTCGACAGCGATTTCCAGAAGACCCTGTCGAAATACCAGCTCAGCGATCTCGGCGGCGAGCGCGGCGTGAAAGTCTGGACCGGCGAGCTTGCCACCGCGATGACGCTCAACCAGGACGTCACCACGGCATTCCCGGTCGACCAGGCGCTTGGTGAACTCCAGCCCGGCGTCTATGTGATGACGGCCGCGGCCAAGGGGCCGGGCTCGGACGACGACTATCAGCTCGCCACCCAATGGTTCATCGTCTCCGATCTCGGCGTCACGGCCTATTCCGGCAATGACGGCATCCATGTCTTCGTGAATTCGCTGGCCTCGACCGATCCGGTCGGCAAAGCCGAGGTGCGGCTGGTCGCGCGCAACAACGAGATCCTGGCCACCCGCAAGACCGATGAGAGCGGCCATGTGCTGTTCGAGGCGGGGCTTGCGCGCGGCGAGGGCGGCCTGTCGCCGGCGATGCTCACCGTGACCGGCGAGAAGGCCGACTATGCCTTCCTCAGCCTCAAGTCCTCCGCCTTCGACCTGTCGGACCGCGGCGTTTCGGGCAGGGCCGTGCCTGCGGGCGCCGACGCTTTCGTCTATGCCGAGCGCGGCGTCTACCGCTCCAGCGAGACCGTCTATCTCACCGCGCTGTTGCGCGACGGGCAGGGCAACGCCGTCACCGGCGGGCCGATGACCCTGGTGATCGAGCGTCCTGATGGCGTCGAATTCCGCCGCGCCGTGCTGTCCGACCAGGGCGCGGGCGGGCGCACCTTGTCGGTGCCGCTCAACTCGGCCGTCCCGACCGGGACCTGGCGGGTGCGCGCCTTCACCGATCCGAAGGGCTCTTCGGTCGGCGAGACCACTTTCATGGTCGAGGACTACGTCCCCGATCGGATCGAATTCGACTTGTCTGCCAAGGACAAGCTGATCAAAGCTAACGCTCCAGTGGAGCTTAAGGCGGACGGTCATTTCCTCTATGGCGCGCCGGCCTCGGGGCTAGCGCTCGAAGGCGACATGCTGGTCGCGCCCGCGTCCGAGCGGCCGGGCTTCGCCGGCTACCAGTTCGGCGTCGCCGACGAGGAGACCACCTCGAACGAGCGCACGCCGCTGGAGAACCTGCCGGAAGCCGACGCCAACGGCGTTGCGACCTTCCCGGTCACGCTCGACAAGCAGCCGGCCTCGACGCGGCCGCAGGAGGCGCAGATCTTCGTCCGCATGGTCGAGACCGGCGGCCGCGCCGTCGAGCGCAAGATCGTGCTGCCGGTCGCGCCTGCTGCCGCGATGATCGGCATCAAGCCGCTATTCGGCGACAAGAACGTCGCCGAGGGCGACAAGGCCGAGTTCGATGTTGTGTTCGTCTCGCCCGAGGGTGAGAGGCTTCGCCGCGACGGCCTGCGCTACGAGCTCCTGAAGATGGAGTCGCGCTACCAATGGTATCGCCAGAGCAATTACTGGGAGTACGAGCCGGTCAAATCGACCTCGCGCGTCTCCGACGGCGACGTGACAGTTGCCGCGGACAAGCCGTCGCGGATTTCGCTGACCCCACAGCCCGGCCGCTACCGGTTGGACGTGAAGTCGAACGACGCCGACGGGCCCGTGACCTCGGTACAGTTCGACGTCGGCTGGTATTCCGACGGCAGCGCCGACACGCCGGACCTCCTGGAGACCTCGATCGACAAGCCGCAATACGCCTCGGGCGACACGATGACCGTGTCGGTCAACGTCCGCAGCGCCGGCAAACTGACGGTCAACGTGCTCGGCGATCGCCTGCTGACGACGCAGACCATCGACGTCAAGGAAGGCACCGCCCAGGTGAAGCTCCCGGTCGGCAAGGACTGGGGCACCGGCGCCTATGTTGTGGCAACGCTGCGCCGTCCGCTCGATGCGGCCGCGCAACGCATGCCGGGCCGGGCGATCGGACTCAAATGGTTCGGTATCGACAAGCAGACCCGTACATTGCAGGTGAAGCTGACGCCGCCGGCTCTGATCCGGCCGAATGGGCTGCTGAAGATCCCCGTCAAGCTCGACGGGCTCAATCCGGGCGAGGACGCCAAGATCGTGATCGCCGCGGTCGACGTCGGCATCCTCAACCTCACTAATTACAAGCCGCCGGCGCCAGACGACTATTATCTCGGCCAGCGCCGCCTGAGCGCGGAGATCCGCGATCTCTATGGGCAACTCATCGACGGCATGTCGGGCACGCGCGGGCAGATCAAGTCCGGCGGCGACGCCGGTGCCGCCGAGCTCCAGGGCTCGCCGCCCGCGCAAAAGCCGCTCGCGCTCTATTCGGGCATCGTCACCGTTGCCGCCGACGGCACGGCCGAAGTGAGCTTCGACGTTCCGGAGTTCGCCGGCACCGCGCGCGTGATGGCGGTGGCGTGGACCGCGACCAAGCTCGGTCGCGCCAACACGGACGTGGTGATCCGCGACCCTGTCGTGCTGACCACGACCTTGCCGCGCTTCCTGCTCAACGGCGACCACGGCACGGTCAATCTCGAGATCGACAATGTCGAGGGGCAGGCCGGCGATTACGTCATCAACGTGAAGACCGGCGGGCCAGTGAGAATGACCGGCAATCCCGCGACGACGGTCAAGCTTGCCGCCAAGCAGCGGAATTCGTTCACGCTCGCCATCGACGCGACGGCGGCGGGGCAGGCGACACTCGACGTCGACATCAAGGGGCCGAATGGCCTGGCGCTGGCGCGCCATTATGCGCTCGACGTCAAGGCGGCGACGCAAGTGCTGGCGCGGCGCTCGATCCGGACGCTGGCGAAGGGTGAGAGCCTGACGTTGACCTCGGATATGTTCGCCGATCTCGTGCCGGGCACCGGTAGCGTCTCGGTCTCGGCCAGCCTGTCCACTGCGCTCGATGCGGCGACGATCCTCAAAGCACTTGACCGCTATCCCTATGGCTGCTCGGAGCAGATCACCAGCCGCGCCATGCCGTTGCTCTATGTCAACGAGCTCGCGGCCGGTGCGCACCTGGCCATGGACACCGAGGTCGACCAGCGCATCCGCGACGCCATCGAGCGGCTGCTGGCCCGCCAGGGCTCGAACGGCTCGTTCGGGCTGTGGTCGGCAGGCGGTGACGATTCCTGGCTGGACGCGTATGTGACGGACTTCCTGACTCGCGCCCGCGAAAAGGGCTTTGTGGTGCCGGATGTGCTGTTCAAGACCGCGCTCGACCGCATCCGCAACTCGGTCGTCAACGGCAACGAGCCGGAGAAGGACGGCGGCCGCGATCTCGCCTACGGCCTCTATGTGCTGGCGCGCAACGGCGCGGCGCCGATCGGCGACCTCCGCTATCTCGCCGACACCAAGCTGAGCAACCTCGCCACTCCCATCGCGAAATCGCAGCTCGCCGCGGCGCTCGCGCTGGTCGGTGACCGCAACCGCGCGGAGCGGGTCTATGGCGCAGCCCTCGACAGTCTCGCCCCAAAGCCGGTGCTGGAGTTCGGCCGCACCGACTACGGCTCGCAGCTCCGCGATGCCGCAGCGCTGGTGTCGCTTGCCAGTGAAGGCAACGCGCCGAAGGCAACGCTGACGCAGGCGGTGTCGCGGGTCGAGACTGCGCGCGGGCTGACGCCCTACACCTCCACGCAGGAAAATGCGTGGCTGGTGCTGGCGGCGCGCGCGCTCGCCAAGGAGAACCTGTCGATGGAGGTGGACGGCCAGCCGGTCAAGACTGCGCTGTACCGCAGCTACAAGGCCGCCACTCTGGAAGGCAAGCCGCTGAAGATCACCAACACCGGAGACGCGCCGGTGCAGGCGGTGGTCTCGGTGTCGGGGTCGCCGGTGACGCCTGAGCCCGCGGCATCGAACGGCTTCAAGATCGAGCGCAGTTTCTTCACGCTCGACGGCAAGCCCGCCGATATCAGCAAGGTCAAGCAGAACGACCGCTTCGCCGTGGTGCTGAAGATCACCGAGGCCAAGCCCGAATACGGCCACATCATGGTGTCCGACTATCTGCCGGCCGGCCTGGAAATCGACAATCCAAAACTGGTGTCGTCGGGCGACAGCGGCACGCTGGGCTGGATCGAGGATGGCGAAGAGCCCGAAGATACCGAGTTCCGCGACGATCGTTTCACGGCTGCCGTCGATCGGGCCTCGGATTCCAAGGCGGTCTTCACGGTGGCCTACGTCGTGCGTGTGGTCTCACCCGGCAAATACGTGCTGCCGCAGGCCTATGTCGAGGACATGTACAATCCCTCGCGCTACGGCCGTACCGGGACCGGCACGGTCGAGGTGCGGGCGGCGAAGTGA